Genomic DNA from Scomber scombrus chromosome 21, fScoSco1.1, whole genome shotgun sequence:
ttttcataaaaaatgtatttacgttttatgttgtttttttaatgtatgtttctgttaaataaatacatattggAGCAAGTGTGAGGCTGAGTTTGGTTTATGGCTGGACGGAACTGATACCGAAGTAGTGGAGCAGGCGGAACGTCGACTCGGAAGATATTCGTGGTGGCGCTTGTCAAGCTAGAGGCTAGGTCGTTAGCATTTAGTTGAGTGCATTTTTAGAGTCGTAGACAGCAATATCCTTTATTACTAGCGTCTCCAACcctttcatctgtgtgtgtgtatagctgAGAGGACGAAGTAGAAATGGCGGCGGTTAGTTTGATCGTATATTTGTGGTCGTTTTGACCCAATAAACACTTGTGCTAACGTTAGCCTGTTAGCAGTCCTGCTTGTTTACTACATTTTTTTCAGCCTCCAACCTGCACGGACTTCCTCTGTACATTCAGTCATTTAAGGAGTATCTGACACTTACAAGGTAAAACACTAATGCATAATATACGTATATTGATAGCAGTAACTTAAAAATAATAGCCTGTAATCCTCTCCAGCTGTAACCTGGTTTGATCACATGTAATTAAGCTGTTAAGTGTCGTCTGGGTTTATTTTGGTGTTTAGTCAAGTAGAAATAAGAAACTCCAGACACTTGGATCAGTTTGGCACAGAGTAGCTCCTAAACTGAGTGTAGATCAGTCTCTCCACAGCAGGGGGCGTGTTGTCAAGCCTCACTACAGCCTCAAAAAGgctataaaacatttcaaatacagacaaaattattcaaattgcagtttaatggttataatgaaCTGTATTTGCACTATTCTGTATGGGTATCTACGTTATCTGTGTTCACAactttcatatattttcattcaCAGATGCATTTGAAGCTTCAACTTTGTCTTGTTTGACTCTTAATGATATGTTCAAAATAGACCCAGCTTTAGGTCAATGTACatgttattatatttgtgtcatCACTGTGATAGTTCTCATGTGCTTAACACCAGTGTTTGAGAGTAACAAGTTACGtgtataaatgtaactgtaatctgttacagttactgagaaaaaaatgtgtaattaaattacagttacaaagagggttacatctgaagtcagacctttaagattttgctcaggagggttttttcctcattttttaatatttaacatgttactgaatacatatatttctgttttaattctttgtaaacaatattttttaatattttgtaaataaatcatgacgtgggcttaaatgCTGTCACAGCACCAATTCAAGCCATGCCAGACTtttacatgaactaatgaatacgttttgaaatgagagataaatcttacttaataagaaatgatctcccttacacatcatgtcagtatccacttaccctaacagctgtaaacatttgttaaaaaaaattagaaacacttaaattactcattacattttaaataggttaACCAGTCATCTGTAATCTAAAAAaattccaaagtaaccttcccaaccctgcttcACACTGACTCACTAAAGGGCCCTTATAATTATTCATCACTGCTGGCTGTTAGGTCTTTTTTACTCGATTGAGTCTGTGGAATTTGTATTGCCTTACATTTTATCACACACATTACTTTTCAAGCTGTCTTTCAGtctgttttaatagttttatcCTGGATTtgattgtctttgttttattttttttcctatctatctatctatctgatcatatatcaaaataaaaataaaaaaacagccttGATACATCTTGTTTTGTCGTGTCTTCAAGATGTTCCTGGTGGGGCTGACTGGAGGTATTGCCTCAGGGAAAAGCGCAGTGTCTTCAATGCTGCGGGAGCTTGGCTGCCCCATTATTGATGCTGATGTTGTGGCCAGGAAAGGTCGGTGAATATCTCTCTGCTACAAacaatacacatttacacagtcAATGAATACAAATTTGGTCATAATATTACTCAAAAGTGTCCCCACCTGAACTGCTCACCAGGAGACTCTCAGATAAACTATGATGTGGGAACTGGGATTCACCTACATATATACGTCTCACAAGATTGACTAAACTATGACTGATGTAATAATAACTTAGTATTGTCATTGCTATAATTAAATACTGAAATGGACATGAGGAGGTTTGGCCTGTAGGAATTTTATCAAGACAAACCCTTGGAGAGAGTATGTGAGTCATAAAGGCATGTCGCTGCTGACTGACTGCAGGGATAAAGTTTTAGTTATGTAGTGAAGATAAAAAGGTCACAGCACTGTGTGAGGAGTGTGCAGCTGCATACAGAAGGAAATACAAGACATTAGACTAATTATATCATTTTACTCAGGTGTTTGATGAGCCTTTAAGGTAATTGCTGCAAGTATGTTTTTCTCCACTGTTCTGTATTTCTTTTGCTGTtactggttttttttttttgtcactctATAACCTCCTATAATATTGCAATATCAACCacaaatatatgaatgaattaCAATTAGTTTGAAACTTTGCCTGTTTAATTACAATgattatgtatgtatttctttCAGTCGTGGAGCCTCACACTCCCGCCTATTCCCGCATCGTCTACCACTTCGGGCCCGAGATCCTGCTTGAGAACGGGGAGATTGACAGACAGAAGCTCGGTCAGCTCATCTTCACCAACgaagaaaagaggaagctgCTGAACTCCATCACCCACCCGGAGATCCATAAAGCAATGCTGAAAGAGATCTTGTTCTACTTTCTCAGAGGTGTGGAGGGAATCGCGCTTGGCTCACTTAGCAGTTAACTTTAAGCAGTGAAAAAAGTGGGGAAATTAACTGAAAATGAACCAGGGCTATTTTGCAGTGCACTATGGGCCTTAGCTTAGAGACTTTTTCTCATAAAAGGGTCTCAAAGTAATTAACTTAATTGTGTTACCGCCATTTTCACAACGTTAAGAGGGTAAATGTGTTGACACTAATTGAATCTGTTTTACAATGCTCCCTATCCTCTTCCGTCTCCCTAGGCTACCGCTATGTTGTGCTCGATGTCCCTCTTCTCTTTGAAACCAGACGGCTCACTCAGTTTCTGAACCACACCGTCGTAGTTTACTGGTGAGACTACAGCCCACTTTTCTCCATTTCACCCTTCATTTAAGAGTTTTACTTTTAGACTGTTTGTTTACaggtttcatattttaaaccaTTATATATTTTGAGGTTTGTTTTTGACAGAAATTGGCCATCCATAGTCCATAGTTTTGTGAGTTATTGGATacctttttccatttctttctgAGCCATATTAGCATGACTCACTGCCTCTGGATTTTTTTAACAAGGTACCTTGGCTGCACCATAAATAGCCTCCATTGTCTGTTCCTTTTCAGCGATCCTGCCACTCAGCTATTGCGCCTGATGCAGAGGGATGGCCTGACACAGGAGCAGGCCGAGCAGCGTGTGGCTGCACAGATGCCGCTCAATGAAAAGCGCGGCTTGGCCAATCATGTTATCGAGAACTCAGGCAACCGGGAGGACACCCACCGCCAGGTCCTGCGGCTGCACACAAAGCTGGAAGACTCCATGGACTTCCTCTTAGTGAGGGTCATTGCTATTGCTGCCAGTGCTGGTCTGGGTGGGATACTGCTGTATGCAGCCAAGATGCTTTTGTCCTAACAGAGGATAGACGAGGGAGAGAAGAGATTGGTCCAGGATGTGGTCAAAGATGAGGGTGGAAGTAGAAAGAGGCGAAGGCAGGTCGGACGTACCGATGCAATTTACTGTGAGTTTAGTTTCAGAGCACCCACCACTACAGCTCAGTGATGTGAGGTGCTCTGTTGGCTGTTAACACAGACTTACATTATTGACATAACTTGCACTGACAAATGTGGCTTAGTTTGAAGGGTTTCTAGGTGTAATTTCTGTTGGTTTTACTCTGAGACACTTAAAAACATGAAGGCTATACCTTATGGTTGCTGTACAAGCTGTCACCCATCCTTGCTCAGTTATAAGAGTGATGCTCTCAACAAGGATCGCAGAGTAGAGTGTAAAAACAGGCTAAATCTTTGCTTTGGTGCAGCAGTCAACACAACACATACCACCAGAAAAACCATCAAAACCAGTACTATAGGAAGAGATTTTATTTTGCTACAGCTTAGTTATCCAAAATAAGAGTTTGGGGTGATGGTACAGATTGTAAAGAGAAACACAAGACATCAGAAAGAGTAAATGAACAATGAATAAGTTATACATTCTTAACAGTTATAGATGTCCAGAAGTCACTGTGGTTTCTTAAGCTATTTATTTAGCACCTCTCTTCAAATTTTACAATAGCCTATAACATACACAAATCCCACTGTTACTGTAAAAGTACTGAATATGAATGATCTGATCCCTACGGATTATGTTAAGATTGCATGTTAATGACCTGTATAATGAAGATGTATGACAGAATTTATTTGACAATCCATTTTTAATGGGAACAGTGTGAATTTACATGAATTAACGAGACTTTATATTTATCACTGTATTTTCTTACACTTGAAGCTGTCCTCTGTAAATACCAAGTctgtgaaggttttttttctgttcacaCTCACTTGTAACTAAAATATAAGATTTGTAAGATTAGATgcataatttaaatataaatgatccAACAATACTGTATTAATGTAACAAACTGTCAGATGGTTTCAATCCTTAGTCACATTTTAGTGCTGGATACACCTTCATCCTGAACGATCAAACAACTTTGTTCCACTCTCGATATTATTAAGATATCAGTCACAAATGAAGAAACACATGATTCTGATTCAGGGGTACTACACCGATTTAGCAGTCGACCATCAAAAAGTTCAAAATTGAAGCGACACAGGCCGAGATGTTTtgactgtgaaaaaaaacactacaaatcccacaatgcaactcaataGGGTCTTTCCACCGCAAGCAACAACTGGAGTCGATTCGCAATTACGTTAAAGTGTAATGCCACTGATGGCCACTAGAAGCTAGTTCCagttgactcccattcaaaatgtcaacttctctaTAGAAATACAGTGTAAATTTCAAGTCATTATGGTTTCAGTTGCTTAATTCTTGCCCCATTATAAGTGTGCTGGttatcattttgtaaattattgctcattaataagatttaaaatataaagtaggCCACGATATCTACCATGTAGGCCTTAATTGACAGTTCACTCACCTGCAACTTCAGTCCGAGGTACTGATTTGGAGGGTcttggctccaaatggaaaagatggctCCAAACGGAAAAGATGGCTCCAACTGTAAGAAGCAACTCTGGCCTTAAACTAGCTCCAATATAAACCAACAGATGATGTCACACCTTGCTATGTCCACCTTTATATAGTCATCTTTCCTCAGACCTCTCATGCCTGTTGAATGCATTTTAAACCATACCAACCACCAAAACAAATCGGACGTATCAAGCCCAATctaaaataaccctgatgacacaGCTCCTTTCAGAGTCACAGAAGACATACAGCTGTTTTGACACAGTGAGTAGCACTTATAAATACACTGATCCTCATGTAAAATtggcagagagcagactctttATTATGAACATAAATCATATCGGCAGTGTTGGAAAAACTTCTTTGCAACAGACATTGAATCGCTGATGTAATTAGAGTCATATATAAGAATGTGTTAGTGGCAGGTCTTCAGGACAAGAGAATAATGAACTTGTACTAATGGTCAGCTGCGATGTCCTTGCTCTGTCCACACAAGAGCTTAGCTATGAAAATTCAGGCCAACGGGCAGGCATGGTGACATCATCCTGGCAATAAGGTCCTACTAGCTTGCGTGGCTCACTTGGCTCCCTCTAAATCCCCTACTGGTCCGCTCTTTGTTTTCATCAAGCCACGGCAGAATTAATGCAAAGTGACTCTTGCTGCGGTGGCGGGGGGCAGTGAACCACGGCTGCATGGCCACATATTTGGGTTTCTACTGTATTTGTAATGCACAGAGTCACAGCCACAAATACAATGTAATCTTTCACAGTCGTTCATTCAATGCATGCAATTGCCCATATtatacacacaatcacactaACAGCCAGAGCCATGATGAACCAAGTCTATtcttagatttttcttttaaacttgGCTCTGCGGTGATACAGGGGGTAACGTGCTTTACTGGGCAGCCAGCTGTTTAGCAGTgattttcaagtgtgtcttttCTCAATCTCTTtctcagacacagacagaggcCAGATGCAGAGTGTGGAAGGAAGACTATATCTGTACCAGCAAGTGTGAATGCTCGAGGCAGAGAAGGGTGGCAAAGTCTCAGTCTGAATATAAATTGGGTTTAATTCTGAATGTGTCAAGCTAAAAGGTGAAAGTCTTAAGTTGCCTTTTTCCACTTTGTAAAAGTGCATGGATTCAGGCGCAACCTGCTGCTTTATTGTGTGTTGTGGGTCCTCACTGGGAGCAGAGCAAATCATTTTCTGATGGCAGGGGGTAAAGACTTCTATAATCTCACCATCATGTTCAGAGAGTTGGCCTACGGCACCACAGCGTGTCGACATTTTGGAATCTCCTGTCTGAGTGGTTTTTCATCATTCCCCCCGCCCACTGCTGTCAGGGAAGGTAAAACAGCTTGAGCAAaggcaaacaaaataaattgttttGCTCTAAACGCACCTGCAACTCCGGATAATTGATAGTCTGAACAAATTTCCAATAGCTATTGCATTAGTCAAAGTTGTTTTTGAGTCTGAATTGTTTACTTAAGAGGCAAATTTTTTCATCACCAAAATGAAAGTACATGCCGTCCTAGAGGGTTATAAGCTTTCAGTATTCATCACGAGTTGTTTGAAACAATTCAATTATGCCATTTTGGCAAATTATCAATGAATACAACACAATCACagttattgttttcattattgacaCATACTagcatatttatgtgtgtgagtgagtgtatgtggaGGGTGACTAGTGTGTATGTAAAGGCAACAATGATATACCGACGGTTTCGAACTAAATGTTAAACCCTCTAGACTTGCAGTTcactcacacaggtgttttcattcttttgatTAATTGAATCTTCTCGAATTAATCAAACCTCGTATGAGCTCATGTAATTCCCAGCATAACTCATACCAAAAAAACTGTATAATTAAACAGAGAATGTGAAAACTTGCACCAAGCGATGTCTTTACATGACCCTGTACATTTTGATTTCCTATAGAAGATTTATATTTTGACAGTAAGATAAGTAAGCTAGTAATGGTTAAatttcatttagctgcttcatTTTCAGGACCCTGATATTGTGCAtgttggctcactgtcacactgtcatgacttactgggacacttggaGCCGTTAGTAgcattagtaacacctgtgcttttcctactatgacgAGTCAAACTgtttgctgttaaaaaaaagaaaaggtgataATTAGATTAGCATGAACTCTCCATGTCAAATAGAGCATAGGGGTGTGATTGTTTTGACTAACTCATCCAAGAAGAAAATTACTTTTGATCATTTCAGACATTAATGTGAGTTATTGACAGCACTTAAGTTGTCCCCTATCCAGTTATGAGCAGTGTTATATCTCTACAGTTAGTCTGTTTCATATCATGGTCATTCTGGTAAATTACATCTGTCCCGCAAACCGTCATGATTAAGTCTTTACAGTCAATCATAATAAAGATGCCAGTCAGAGGCAAGCTACCCAAAAATGTGGATCAGTGGTCTTTGAAATGGGTGTGTTTGTTCAATGATTAGTTCCTTGAGTTGATCATTAAATAagtatttaaaagaagaaatacagtTACACTCCaaataacaacacatttatcCCCAAGACTTGGGGATGGGGGGTGTTTCATCTCTCTCAGGGATTGACAAAGATCTTTCTGTGAAACAGTGAATGACGCAGGTTAAAGACAGATGgctagagaaaaaaatataactcattttttaaaagttgttagGAACTTTAATTGTAATGTGATGATGGCCATGCTGAAGCAAAGTAAACTTTGTTTTCGTAACCTTCATACGATGCTGCATTTGCATTAAATCTTCCTGCAGGGATGTTGGgaggtgtgagtgtgtttatctgtgctTTAGAAAGTAAccgtgaaacaatcagaaaataacctgttattgatctgatcGATagcttttttctcttcattcactctctataGCTCACTTGACCACaattgctttctctctctgtctcgttGATGCTCgtgctctttttctctgttgttttttcttaatgaaTCGAGAAGCCGACAACAAGTCTAACTTTACTTTCGTTTTCAAATTAAGAGAAATCTCCTCCCCTTGTCCCAGTAACATCTTTGTACTGCCTCATGCTACAATGCTACATGTAGTATAAAGATAGGATCTTCTGGTCTACCTGCAGTAAATCATAGGGAATCTGACCCGGTGGCAGGTGCTCTAAATAACTATATAGAAATAGCCAGTCTTCTCGCTGATGGTCTTGTTTGCTTATGTAGGTCATATAGAGGCATCAGTATTAAATTGAGTTTCATAACCAATTAGAAACTATTTGTTCTTTAAAGTGCAAAACTCCTGAATTACTGTATCTCCTGGAATGCTTTGAATGCCAAAGACTGTTGATCTCTATTTGAATTTGTGAGTTATTAGCTGACAGCCACTTCATGGAGAGCCATGTGTAATTTTGTCAAATTTTTTTGATTTAGGCTTTGACCAttttgataaagaaaaaactatCTACAAAAAGAGCACTGATGAAAAACCCAAGAAGTCACTGGTGTTCCCACTCTCTTGAAGCACAACAGGTCACAAATGCAGCTCGACACCAACGGGTAGAATAAACAGGACTGAGCAACTGTAACGACTACAGCCTTCTTGAACTCTGGCATCTAGTGTCATGCTGAGGAAGGGGCACTCACAGTGCCTCCATAGCCCGTTGTCAGCCTGCATCCACGAGACTGCGGTGAGGTGAAGAGACAGTCAACACGCCAGCGGAGCGTCCCCAGCCACATGAGTCAGCCTGTCCCTACGCATTAGCCCTTGCTCAGACATGACCATGAAGGAACAAGGCCGTTGGTATTGAGTCACTGACACACTGGACAGTCCCCATATCAAGCATGACAATGGGGAAGGAAGTGGGGGAAGTATTGTATGCTGTCATGTTCTCCTGAGGAGTGGTAAGACCAGGGATAATGTGCATGGGCGCATAAATGCAGATCTACTACAATGCAAGATGGTGGTTTAATACAGACAGATGTCTGTCCTCCTGCAACTTCATCCTGTAATGTGTGTAGTCATTCTTCCAGTCAAGTTATATCTGATCACAGTGTTAGACTTTGACCAAAAATGAACAACATGTTTTGCTCTAATCATGCTATTCCTTTAACTAATTGTTTTTCTAATACTCTAAGGTAGACAAGCAACGCTGGACCATTGATGAGAAACAGTCATTTTAGCTGTGTGAACAGTTCCAACCCTTAgctatgttgtgtttgtgtagttaATTTGATCAGACTGACCTAAGATTCCATGACTTTGTCTACAAAGAGGATttcaacacacaaaataaattgtattaatttgcatacaattttgtgtgttttat
This window encodes:
- the dcakd gene encoding dephospho-CoA kinase domain-containing protein, with product MFLVGLTGGIASGKSAVSSMLRELGCPIIDADVVARKVVEPHTPAYSRIVYHFGPEILLENGEIDRQKLGQLIFTNEEKRKLLNSITHPEIHKAMLKEILFYFLRGYRYVVLDVPLLFETRRLTQFLNHTVVVYCDPATQLLRLMQRDGLTQEQAEQRVAAQMPLNEKRGLANHVIENSGNREDTHRQVLRLHTKLEDSMDFLLVRVIAIAASAGLGGILLYAAKMLLS